One Glandiceps talaboti chromosome 2, keGlaTala1.1, whole genome shotgun sequence genomic region harbors:
- the LOC144445483 gene encoding gem-associated protein 6-like: MSATIEDARPSLLSGHTTPAEWFSLVYKQIQVESVDGKLHVGWVQTIDPVSQSIVLVQFTDSGCATAEVILGHAISSVRLLNEEIETHRQQLDQLFSRNSHITYTEEELIRRKTELKEWLEKNRIPVSESGSNEELLTVSEALYIEPPYKPENCVSTNEIILGRIQALIRSKPGSLCT, from the exons ATGTCTGCCACCATTGAAGACGCGAGGCCGTCGTTGCTGTCCGGACACACAACTCCAGCAGAATGGTTTTCGTTAGTATACAAGCAGATTCAGGTTGAAAGTGTAGATGGTAAATTACATGTTGGGTGGGTACAAACGATAGATCCCGTATCGCAGAG TATAGTATTGGTCCAGTTCACAGACAGTGGATGTGCTACGGCTGAAGTGATTTTGGGTCATGCAATCAGTTCAGTTAGGCTTCTAAATGAAGAAATAGAAACACATCGTCAACAACTTGATCAGCTGTTTTCAAGAAACTCTCATATTACATACACAGAGGAAGAACTTATAAGAAGAAAAACTGAATTGAAAGAATGGCTTGAAAAGAATAGAATTCCAGTCAGTGAATCAGGAAGTAATGAAGAATTATTGACAGTGTCTGAAGCGTTGTACATTGAACCACCATACAAACCTGAAAACTGTGTCAGCACCAATGAAATTATACTTGGACGTATACAAGCACTGATAAGATCTAAACCAGGCTCATTATGCACCTAA
- the LOC144449113 gene encoding creatine kinase M-type-like, whose translation MANLNQKKYKPEDDYPDFSKHNNHMAKCMTPEIYAKLRDKITPSGYTLDQAIQTGVDNPGHPFIMTVGMVAGDEECYDVFADIFDPVIEVRHNGYKKTDKHKTDLNPDNLKGGNFDEKYVLSSRVRTGRSIRGYTLPPFNTRGERRAIEKVCVKALNGLTGDLKGKYYPLMGMTDEDQEKLIADHFLFDKPVSPLLTASGMARDWPDGRGIWHNDNKTFLIWINEEDHTRVISMQKGGNMKEVFTRFCRGLNEVEKLMKADGHTFMWNEHLGFVLTCPSNLGTGLRGGVHVKIPLVSKHAKFEEVLTKMKLQKRGTGGVDTAAEGGIFDISNADRLGSSEVSQVQCVVDGVNLLIDMEKRLEQGKSIDDLIPK comes from the exons ATGGCCAACTTGAATCAAAAGAAGTACAAGCCAGAGGATGACTATCCTGACTTCTCAAAACACAACAACCACATGGCGAAATGCATGACTCCAGAAATCTACGCCAAACTGAGGGATAAGATCACCCCCAGTGGCTACACTTTGGACCAGGCTATTCAAACTGGCGTGGACAATCCAG GTCATCCCTTCATCATGACTGTTGGCATGGTTGCTGGTGATGAGGAATGTTATGATGTGTTTGCTGACATCTTCGACCCTGTCATCGAAGTCAGACACAATGGATACAAGAAGACGG ACAAACACAAGACTGACTTAAACCCAGACAACTTGAAAGGTGGCAATTTCGACGAGAAATATGTACTTAGCTCCCGTGTTCGTACTGGTAGAAGCATCCGTGGGTACACCCTGCCACCATTCAACACCAGAGGCGAACGACGTGCCATTGAAAAAGTTTGTGTCAAGG CTCTGAATGGTCTGACTGGCGACCTGAAAGGCAAGTATTACCCATTGATGGGAATGACCGATGAAGATCAAGAAAAACTCATTGCTGATCACTTCTTATTTGACAAACCCGTGTCACCATTACTGACTGCTTCTGGAATGGCCCGTGACTGGCCCGATGGTCGTGGAATCTG GCACAACGACAACAAGACTTTCCTCATCTGGATCAACGAAGAGGATCACACACGTGTTATTTCTATGCAAAAAGGTGGCAACATGAAGGAAGTATTCACTCGATTCTGCCGTGGTTTGAACGAG GTCGAAAAACTGATGAAAGCCGATGGCCACACCTTTATGTGGAACGAACATCTCGGCTTTGTTCTGACTTGCCCATCTAACCTTGGTACTGGTCTACGTGGTGGTGTACACGTTAAGATTCCACTTGTCAGCAAACATGCCAAGTTTGAAGAAGTCCTGACTAAGATGAAGCTACAGAAGCGTGGTACAG GTGGTGTTGACACTGCCGCTGAGGGAGGCATCTTCGATATCTCCAACGCCGATCGTTTGGGTTCCTCAGAAGTGAGCCAGGTACAGTGTGTGGTTGATGGAGTCAATCTGCTCATTGACATGGAAAAGAGATTAGAACAAGGAAAGTCCATCGACGACCTCATTCCTAAATAA
- the LOC144445494 gene encoding protein angel homolog 2-like has protein sequence MSRVFSNHRSIHVLDYLTMNPRPPYPFMPWPWSAPRFTSMWNQINRENVTLPSNCSPVYRHSQQSANMNIRPSVFPGQPVYRRSPQTSANVSRFNFVPRQLLITNQARTSSISPSHAVSHSLQHNQTVAQQQVNQSRKRERVGSDSDEVNKPALSKPKICKPQDAAVDNWNRDTTHKDVTKFQEMRSNSYEVTKNMSSQEQHESINTLASFSMGMPSQHWTPSSQHTYISNQQAVKASKSDNQNRQAHQKWSDVDSRSSDRVDHSASSNTERRSNQHDGGNQSSGSNPEKHSKLYKRALLYSHFGKKHLKNKRSGVEFSVLSYNVLAQGLIADNGYLYTQCASDILQWNYRKSNLLREIKELNPDVLCLQEVQEDHFNNFFQPQLALLGYDGVYKRRTGNKHDGCATFHRRSKFDLVSHKLVEYYKKDAYPLDRDNVAVVVLLKPVKSKFSRQRVCIANTHLLFNPRRGDVKLAQLGILFSEIDKLAAKPATKKSVEYYPVILCGDMNSEPYSPLYKFISRGYFMYNGVAETSVSGQHRGYNGRTLPYPLWSQKMGVTDKCQYVSVAEDRKGKEKPMGDEEKTANEANKVKDNEDEDGWEVVIPKGMKHQFSDTIRHNFYFKSVYNHYALDNSREVTTNHDRTNCTVDYIFYSTTAEEREVKSRRGVVYFERCEGKLKLLSRLSLFSDRQASQMGGLPNHKISSDHFSLLATFLIEK, from the exons ATGTCTAGAGTATTTAGTAACCAtcgtagtatacatgtacttgattacCTGACTATGAACCCAAGGCCGCCGTATCCCTTTATGCCATGGCCATGGAGTGCTCCTCGGTTCACATCCATGTGGAACCAAATTAACAGAGAAAATGTAACGTTGCCATCAAACTGTTCTCCAGTTTATCGTCACAGTCAACAATCGGCTAATATGAATATAAGACCCTCAGTATTTCCTGGACAACCTGTATATCGAAGATCTCCACAGACAAGTGCCAATGTTTCCAGGTTTAATTTTGTGCCTAGGCAACTTTTGATCACAAACCAGGCAAGAACTTCATCCATCTCCCCTAGTCATGCTGTAAGTCACTCATTGCAGCATAATCAAACAGTTGCCCAGCAACAAGTCAATCAGAGTAGAAAAAGAGAAAGAGTGGGTTCTGATTCAGATGAAGTGAACAAACCAGCATTGTCCAAGCCAAAAATTTGCAAACCACAAGATGCTGCGGTAGACAACTGGAACAGAGACACTACTCACAAAGATGTGACAAAATTTCAAGAGATGAGATCAAATTCATATGAAGTTACAAAGAATATGTCTTCCCAAGAGCAACATGAATCTATCAACACTCTAGCCTCGTTTTCAATGGGCATGCCTTCTCAACATTGGACACCAAGTTCTCAgcacacatacatatcaaatcaGCAAGCAGTGAAAGCTAGCAAATCTGATAATCAGAACAGACAAGCTCACCAGAAATGGAGTGATGTGGATTCAAGATCATCAGATAGAGTAGACCACTCAGCTTCATCAAATACAGAAAGGAGAAGTAATCAACATGATGGAGGCAATCAATCCTCTG GTTCTAATCCAGAGAAACATTCAAAGCTGTATAAAAGAGCATTGTTGTACTCTCACTTTGGAAAGAAGcacttgaaaaataaaaggAGTGGTGTTGAATTCAGTGTGTTATCCTACAATGTGCTAGCCCAAGGACTGATAGCTGATAATGGATATCTCTATACACAATGTGCATCAGACATCCTACAGTGGAACTACAGAAAAAGCAACTTACTCAGGGAAATTAAAGAGCTAAACCCAGAT GTTCTTTGCCTTCAGGAAGTACAAGAGGATCATTTCAACAACTTCTTCCAACCTCAGCTAGCATTACTAG GATATGATGGTGTCTACAAACGAAGAACTGGGAATAAACATGATGGCTGTGCAACATTCCACAGAAGATCAAAGTTTGATTTGGTCTCACACAAGCTAGTAGAATACTACAAAAAAGATGCATACCCATTAGATAGAGACAATGTTGCTGTGGTGGTTCTACTCAAACCAGTCAAATCTAAGTTTTCTCGTCAAAGAGTCTGCATAGCCAATACCCATCTGTTGTTCAATCCGAGACGTGGCGACGTCAAACTAGCACAGTTAGGCATATTGTTTTCAGAGATCGACAAGCTAGCTGCTAAGCCTGCCACAAAGAAGTCTGTggaatactaccctgtcattctgtGTGGGGATATGAACAGTGAACCGTACTCTCCACTGTACAAATTTATAAGCAGAGGGTACTTTATGTATAATGGAGTGGCAGAGACCTCTGTGTCAGGGCAACACAGAGGATATAATGGCAGAACTTTGCCATATCCGTTATGGTCTCAGAAAATGGGAGTGACAGACAAATGTCAGTATGTTAGTGTAGCTGAAGACAGAAAAGGGAAAGAGAAGCCTATGGGTGATGAAGAAAAAACAGCAAATGAAG CAAACAAAGTTAAAGataatgaagatgaagatgGTTGGGAAGTAGTTATACCTAAAGGGATGAAACATCAATTTTCAGATACCATACGTCACAATTTCTATTTCAAGTCAGTTTACAACCACTATGCCTTGGACAACAGTCGAGAAGTAACCACCAACCATGATAGAACAAACTGCACTGTAGACTATATCTTCTATTCCACTACAGCTGAGGAAAGAGAAGTCAAATCGCGACGAGGTGTTGTTTACTTTGAAAGGTGTGAAGGCAAACTGAAATTACTCAGTAGACTTTCTCTGTTTTCTGACAGACAAGCATCACAGATGGGTGGTTTGCCAAATCATAAGATCTCGTCTGATCACTTCTCACTGCTGGCAACATTTCTGATAGAAAAATGA